TCGATGTTGGGAACGATCTCCTTGAGCGCGAACTCCTCGGTGGTCGCGGCGATCTGCCGGTGCTCCTCGGTGAAATCTTCCGGGGTGAAGACGTCCTCGAGCGGACGGTCCTCGATCAGCCAGCTCCCGCCGGTGATCTTCGTCTTCGGTAACGCTGCTGTGGCCATTTCGGCTCCTTAAAAAAAGCTCACCACAAAGGACACAAAGGCAACACCAAGGGTCACTGCCAACTGCTACCCAGCACGAAGCGCCTTATTCCGTCCTTCAGATGAACAACGTTGAAATTGAGAAGCAGACCCAAACCTCTACCGCTCAACTTGAGATAGGAGAGCAGTTGCGCTTGATGGATCGGTGCGATCGCGTCGATGCTCTTTACTTCGACGACAACGACATCGCCCACGAGCATGTCGATACGGTAGCCGATCTCCAGCTTCAGTCCTTCATAGAAGACCGGGAGCGGAACCTCCGTTCGAACTTCAAGGCCCTGATTACGCAATTCCTGTGCCAGGCACGCGGCATACGTGCTCTCCAGCAAACCCGGTCCCAAGGCGGTGTGGACCTTCAT
This DNA window, taken from Terriglobales bacterium, encodes the following:
- a CDS encoding GxxExxY protein, which translates into the protein MATVATQAKRSANAVSKLIVDGAMKVHTALGPGLLESTYAACLAQELRNQGLEVRTEVPLPVFYEGLKLEIGYRIDMLVGDVVVVEVKSIDAIAPIHQAQLLSYLKLSGRGLGLLLNFNVVHLKDGIRRFVLGSSWQ